The genome window CAATTTgtcatataaattttttttatgggaTAATTGAAGCATCTTAATAATTGAGTTATGCTTCGTTGTCTTATCAACTAAATAGTTACCATCCCCCAAAGTCAAGAGACAAatcaattcacaaaaaaataatGCAGAATATCCATGTTTTTTCTCTTTAATCCTAGAAACAACTAGAAAAATTTTGTCATGGTGCAAAGCTGAAAAAACTAGTGAGTTGTTTGAGTTTCTCTTACCAGGATCACCGCTTTGATGTTTGTATCAGTTAGCTGAGGTTCAAAGTCCCCACGTTTCTGAATATTGAGAAGAACATCAACAATATCCTCCTTACCACCTTGTTCCCCTTCCTGTTTTGATTCTTGGATCTTCCCTCTATGCTCGTTGAGAATATCTGCcagtatttcatcaatttgattgTGTACTTTCTTATATCTTAATCTAATTAGACTCATCGCTTGAAGGAACTTGGCTGAAGGATACATGTCGGCGAAGCAGAACTCTGATGCCAGCCCATTGATTTCATCTACGAACTTTAAGAATCTTTCTGTGTCTTTGCTTCTTTTCCCAAAGGCTGCCAGGCTTGTGATGCTATAACTGAGAGAGAAAATCCTTCTGCTTAGATTGATGCTCGATCCCTTTTGCAAAGAGATCGATTTGATGAGATCAAAAACTTCATCTTCCCTAATTGCTTTGAAAGTTTGCACGCGTTTTGGACTAAGAACTTCCATGGTGCAAATTCTTCGAAGTTGTCTCCAATAACTTCCATAGGGAGAAAAGATAATATCGTTATGATTGTAGGAAAAAATCTTGAATGTGACATGATGAGAGGGTCTTGAAGCAAATATGACATCGTTTGTTCTATAAATCTCTTTGGCCATTTCCGGGGAAGTGACGATGATGGTAGGAGTTTCACCAAGCTTTAGGTGCATCAACGGTCCATACTTTTTGGCCAAGTCTCTGAGCAAGTGATGGAATGGGGAGCCAAAAAGTTGATGCATATTTCCTATGATAGGCAGTGGGTTAGGCCCCGGGGGAAGCCTCAATCTTGATTTATTTCTCGAGGGACTTTTAAGAATTTTGGCTACCATGAAATAGAAGAGTAGGAAagccaaaaggaaaagaatgaccTCCATTGCAGGCTGGAGGTAGAAAACTGCAAAGGGATGTTTTTGGCTTAGTGAAGCATCCATTTTATAGAATTTGGCAGGGCAGATAATTTTTTAGTGTCTGGTGCTCTGTCTTCATCGGTTGATTTAATGGAAATGTCCGTCCAAGGTTTGTTTCATTCTGGCTTGTAAATATTCAATCCGTCAAAAAAGCTGCTCTGATGTAATCCTAGATGGTCCATCATTAGTATTCCAAGCCGCAAAGCTTACCTACAAACTTGATATgtgatggtttttttttttttttgtcaaaatatatttgaatGGTTATCAGGAGGAAATAATCGGATTTGACTCCTCTGTAGTGGATTTTCTCTCTATTTTTCATAGTACACATCTAAATATATATGACATGTTTTCGATTATTAAAAAGGAACATGATTATTTTAATTTAGCTAATTCTTACCCttgttaataaataaaaattcgtGTCATGCATTtaaatgatgtgagaaatggagAGAAAATCTACTAAAGATAAGCCAAGTCCTTGAAAACCAACCGTTGTATTCAAGTCAACTTTACTAGCTTTTATGTACGAAacaacttgttttttttttttggtacaataaTGAAATGCATTAAATTAAATAGAGTTTGTTACAATCATCTGAGGAAAGCAAACTCTTCTAGTATCCTCTAAACAagtactccctccctttttttataactgacgtttaagaaatttgctccaGTGTACTTTTACCTGTCATTTTATTATCCCCATacagtattaattatttttttcacaattttatccttttatctctcttttccaatatagggctcttaattactactcctagtAATTATTGCTTCTCTCTTTGTAACAACCCTAGTAATTAATAAgagtacaaaaggaaagtagtgtacagatttaagcaatgaaaaacttttcttaattggtgtgcaaaaccttaaacgtcagttataaaaaaagagagggagtaGCTTTTAAGGAAATGGGGAATCTGGTTGAACAAGCCAAAAACCCTATCAATTCTAGTTCCCTCCTTTGCTAGCATGTCAGCACAGTGATTTGCCTCACGGACATATGCCTGACTTGCACATGTGGTTTTTGGCTAAGCAAGACCCTACAATCATTAATTAATGGGGCTAATAAATGGTTATCAGAACAAGAAGTAAGTAATTGAAGAATGCACTGAGCAGCATTAGAGATACAAAAATGCACCAAATACTTGGGTCTATTAGAAGGACATTCCCAAGCAACAAGTTTCTCAACTTTAAGATAAGGACCTTTATTGATCAGTCTAAGAAACTAAAACTCAGCAGCATTAGAGATACAAAAATGCACCAAATCCTGGGTCTATTAAACGGATCAAATATGGTTTTGTGGATAGTTATACAGTATGTTGAGAGTGGTTTTTACCACAAAAATGTTATTAGACTAACAAAATTGGCTGTCAAAACAGTCACTTGTCACATCACTTTCGTACAATCTCAGCAGataataaagaaagaaagaaggggtACAAAAAACGGGCAACGGGCACTAATATACCTACACGAGCAAAGTGCTTTTGTAACAGTATTAGTCGAACTTGCAAACAGCTAACGTATTATCTTTCCGTCTGTAAAGGAGATAAACTTCAACAGATTTGCAACGGAAGAGACGAGACAATGGGATGAGTGGCATAAAAACCGGCAGATCTATGGAATTAGGAGTACGAGAAGGAAAGTGTAGTATAGAAGCAAAAAGCAGCTAAGAGAAGAGGAAGGGCGTGGGTGTACAAACGGTGCTGAAACTagaatcaaaacaaaaaatgagcaCAATGAGCAGCGTATCATCTGTCATAGAGAATGAGTGGAAGTGTTCTAGCAGTAGAAACATCAGGTACGTATGAAATTTTGATCATTGAAAAACCCTAAAATCTGTTGGGTAATGACTTGATTGTTGTAGAAAATAGGTATGATTACCTTGAAATTATTATTGATGTATAAGCAATAGATGATAGCTTCGTAATAGTTAGTTGGGATAAGCATATACGCACATGAATTTGGGCAAAATcttgaaaaaaataagaagatgtgaaaaatgaaattgaggGGAAACCCGGGAGAGGAGGGGAAGGGACACACGGAGCGGCATTGTGTATTTCTTTGAAGACGtatattgttttgtgattgtcaCTTAAGAGGAAATTTACATAACAAAATAGTTCAGATGTCCAATTTAGAAAGCATATACGCACATGAATTTGGGCaaaatcttgaaaaaaaaaaaataagaagatgtgaaaaatgaaattgaggGGAAGCTCGGGAAAGGAGGGGAAGGGACACACAGAGCGGCGTTGTGCATTTCTTTGAAGACGtatattgttttgtgattgtcaCTTAAGAGGAAATTTACATAACAAAATAGTTCAGATGTCCAATTTAGAACAAATGCTGGTTTTGGTAACTCAATTACATGGTAAGGAATGAAGTTGGAAAAATAAGTCGCGTATAGTCTGTAGTTCAAAATTTCCAACTTTTCGATGAAGTCCCGAGAAGAAAATTATTCCCAACTATAAGCTACAAGCAATAGTTTTGTATATTtcatttacatatatatatatatatatatataagagcAGATTAGTATAATGGGTGAACCTTTTCGATAGTAGTAGTATCATGGGAATAATGATGAATTCAATGTGAAAACACAGGGAGGCCAGTGATGAGATGGAATACATACAAGAAAGGAATGAATTTTATGGAGTCAACCATAACAGCATCATGCCATTAGCTGATCTGACAGACCACATTGACGTTAATAGAGAAGCCAAATGGATGAATGAACCGGTAATTAGTTAAGCAAATATGTGATGTAGTGCTGAAATAAATTTGTTGGTAGTGTATCGAAAtgtaaattttttgtttttactcTTGTTATAGATGAGGTATAGGAGCATTTGCTCAACGCACATGGTACGCGAGGTGATTGATTCATTGAACATGAATCAGATTATTGCTGTGGAATCCATGGGATTGGGATCACTACTAGAACTTAAACAGTTTGATATAAATGAGGAGCTAATGTCATGGTTGGTGAAAAATTTTGATCCAAAAGATAGTTCACTAAATGTTCATGGAGTTAAATTAACAGTCTATCCGAAAGATGTGGAGTTTGTCCTAGGGCTAAGAAATGAAGGAATTGATTTGATTGATAACAAGCTAGTGATGGATAGGAGCATGGAAAAGGAGCTGAATATAGAGATTGTGGGGGGACATATAGGACTAGCAAATATTTGTAGGAGTCTGCTGAGTCTAGAAAGTTGGGAAAAGGAGTTTATGGTGAAATTTATGTTGTATATGATAGGTAAGTTTTTGAATCCTACAACTTATGGGGTGCATAGGTCACTAATTCATGTTCTAGGAAATATGGAGGATTTGAGGAAGGTAAATTGGGCGAAATACGTTATTGACGGACTAATTAAGGGAGTTGAATTAAAGGTGGCTGTGCACAGATCAGATGTGGGAGGCTATGTGGTGTTCTTAATAGTAAGATCAACTCTTAGTTAGTGTAAAGTTGATAAAAGTAGAAAATCGCATGTACAATTTTACATTTAATATGTTTTAAATTGCAGATGCATTATTTGGAACATGTACACCTAAAAGGAGGGAATTTTGTTCCGATATGCTTTAGGTCCACTCCGAGAATTGGTGAATGGGATCAGACTGAGTTTATAATAAGAATATCTCATCTTCGATCAGCCGGCGTCTTTAGTGGAGCAGAGGTAATTTCATTTAAGATTAATAAAGTAAAGCAATCTAACATTCACTAATTTGTGAATATGTTTATGGAATTGTTGTAGGCAGAGGTAATAGTAGAAGATCGAGAATGTGATAAAAATGTGAGGGCATCAGAATACTATTTTAAAGAGCAAACATAGCTACGTGGAATCTTGCGCGAGCTTAAGGGCGATATTATGCAGCTGAGGAAAAGACAAGAGTCGCTTGAATTCGTAGTATGCAGGTTGGAAAAAACATTATGTGAAATTCAGCTAGAAGTACTTGCTGCAATTGTTCGAAGAAGTGAAGAATTGAAAGGGCAGCAGCTGCATAAAATAGGGTATCCAAATAAAATCGTAACCAATGATGAAGTTACATCAACTCCCAATAGCTTCAACCCAAGGACTCCATGTAAGAATAAACAACCGACTAGCAATTCTAATCGATGGGTTATTGATAGTGAAGATGCAATCACTTCACCACTTAAGGGAAAGAGGCATAAGCCCCCTAGTTGCGCAGATACCCTAAAGCGAGCCACTAAAGCGAGACTATGTGCACTAGGTGGGGAAGttggatcaaattttggaaaaaaaaactgaaaaagcCACCGTAGAATGCTCAACCAACAAAGGAGAAAACATGCAATGTAACGATGAGGATGGAAAATACATTACCAAATATGATGGCAGTAGGCTAAGTCCATATCAAATGGGGGCCATGATTAGAATACAAAGCCAGCCCAAAAGTGGCACTCCGAATCAGGTATCTAATTTGGTTTAATAGATTTTTGACAATGTGTATAGGTTTATAGATCCATAATTTAACTTTAAACATTGCATTCAGTTTAAAGCTAGAACGGGTATGGCTCCCAGTCCAACAACCGCAAAGGGCAACCGTAGCATGGAGGTATAACTATATATATACCTTGAGTGTAGGCCCAAATCTTacctccatttttttttgttacacTGTTAATTTCACATGTTTATTTATACATTAGTTTTGTGAATGTCCAGGCAAATAATGCAGTCACTGTGGAACCGGGTAATAACATGAGGTGAAAAGTTTATGAATATATTATGAACACCAAGCTACCCAACACGTTAGTTTGTTACTGAGCCTCTAGTGTTTTTGTGTATTTGAAAGTCCATGTGTGTTATATAAAGCTTCTGCTATTTTGTATACTGatgttattgttggaaatgtCAAGTACTGTGATTGTTCACATAATGTCTCATATGGCATCAAGGGATGCCATGCAATCGCTTCAACCAAGGCAATGGATAAGTTCAGAGGTATTAAAACacggattttatttttttatagagGAGAATGCTTAGATTAAATATGATAAATTGCCTTGTATGGCTGAAACAATTGTGTAGGTGATTTCCTGCTATGCTTCGATGTTGACAACCGAAGCAAGAAAATCCTCAATGAATGGTGTATACAAGATTTGGTATTTGCCGGTTGATTTTTCGGTATATACTCTAAAGTAGTTTGATAGTTTGTTTACCAATATCTCTAAATACTTTTATAAGGATTGTGAATGACCGAACATAATGAAGTGTGTTAATAATTGATAGTTGTTGATCATGTGACAGGTTGAATCCCTTAAACCTAAAACAACTTGCATGGAGTTGTATTCTGCCTTTCTGACAAGAGATGGCTATGACGGCCCCATCCATGAGTATGAGAAGGTCTATTTTCTTGTAATGCAGCCCTTAAAGTTGTATTTTGTTAACTGCTATTATTTGGttcagaaatttttttctttgtttttgaagATTTGCATCCCGCTGAATTGGACTGCCAATCATTGGTTCTTgtgtttgattgatttttcaacaaaacaggTTGATTTGTTTGACTCACTATATAAGTATATTGAGAATGAATCCAGACTTGCAATGGCGATGCGCATTGTAAGTTTTGAACTAGAACGAATGCTCTAATACTGAGACTTTTATGATATCTAATCATTTACTGGCGTTAAATTAGTGATCCTTTGAACTTACATACTATGCATTATGGTGCTATTCGAATTTAGTGCAAAAAGCTAGAAGAAGCCTTACTTGTTGGATGTGCCGGTTCTTTTTCAATGAATTTGGGGGACTTTCATTTTGACATTCCAAGATGGTGTCCTTCCCAGCAGAATGACTGAGTTTGTAATGTTGTATGAATCTGTGTGTTTTGCTATATTCTGGCTGTGATTTTGTAATTCTACTTTATATTTGCAGTTGTGATTGTGGACTGTATTTGCTAAAATTCATGGAGTATTGTGACTGCATGTGTGAAGATTTGTCATTTGAGGTAGTTATTGACGAAAATATACATACTATACTTTTCTATTattattgaatttaaatttggggTATGATGAATTTAGCATTACTTTGCTTTAATTTTCAGCTCGATTCTGAAGTAGACCAAATGAAGATGGCGGTTAGACTGTTTTTGTGTGACGGGAACGTGATGAGGGATCGAGGGATGAGGATAATGTGATTGATGGACATTAATGTATAATTGAGTGGTACTCCTATTGCACCTGTTTTTTGTTTAATCTGGGTCCATGTGAATCAATAGTTAGCCGGGTTATTCAATATCCCTTTTGAGATGAAGGTTTGTGTAAATGGGTAATCGATGCCCACAGTTTGTACCAATGATAGGCTGAACAAACACCTCTAAAAGTCAGAAGTAGACATTGGGCTTTTTTGGAAAAAGCCCATGCacaaatatctcttaacaacgTGCATTCGGCTTGTATTTTGTTACTTGTGATTTTTGTAAGCCTACAATGGTTAAATCAATATTACTCATGTTTTTACCTCTCTGTTGTCATAACCTTTGTATGGGTCACGAATGCGCGTTGCGTTTGGCAGTTTGCATCTGTATTACATTTTCGTTTTGAATTATCGCGTATTatattttcagtttttattcaattgaaaactgaaaatccaTCATGTGCCTATTTATTGCACATGCCGCAGGTAAACTTCCATACAATTTGTCTAACATATAAGAAAGTTACCTTTTGTACATAGCTACTTCACAAATCTCGGATTCAGTTGGCAGCCATCAATGGCCAACCAAGATCTGCAGATGTTGTAGGATTTGCATTGTTAAAGTTGTGCAAAAATCGAATGCTAATTTTGGGAGATTTTACTATGCCTACCCCAAGGAGATGGTTAgagatgaaaattttgattttcttaAAGTCATCATGGTAATATGAACACTATCTAATTTTCTTTGATAGGACAAATGCCCACATTTCGGTGGCTTTTGTGATGAGTATGCTAAGTCATGTAACTGCAATGATGGTGGGCTCAATGCCAATGTTCCGACCGCCCAGGAAGAGGAAATCAAAATGCTCAAAGGACAAATAGAAGTGCTTCGAACTGAAGTGAAACAAATCACGGAGGTTATGTCTAAGCTGAAGTTGATTGCATGCTGCATAGGGTGCATTGTGGCTATTATCCTTTTTAAGGTGTGATCACTATTAAAATTTTAACCGTAGTCATTAGGCCAAACCGCAGTTGCAGAATTCCAGTTGATGtattagtttgtttttaaaAGCAATTGTGGTGGCTTTTTGTTTAGCAttcagtttttagttttaatgtATTAGTTTGGTTCCCTAGCAAAGGGCCTTAAAATGATTAGTCGTGGGTCTTCAACAGAATGCAAAATGTGCCACACACATACAATATGTGCTATTCGTATCTTCTGAAATTGGGCGAAAATAAAAGGGGAAATGAATATATTAATAATCCAACTTGAAACATTTACTACTACATAGAATTCAAAACCAACAAAGAGATATTGCCACCATTCCCCCGTAATGGGATGcagacaaaaataaaagagggaATGAAAATACACCTTAGACCAACCTGGAACACTTACTACTACATAGAATTCAAAACCAACACAAATATTGTCATCATGAATTCAAAACCAACAAACAGTTATAGCCACCATTCCCCTGCAATAAGAGGCAATGGTAGAAGCCATATCACCTACTAATCGACTCTGGCCATGGAAGAAGTCTTGGTGGGAAAAAATCACCATTACACAATAGCTTTCTCCAGAAATTCCTTGTAACAATGCCTAGTTACCTAAACAACCATTGCTGTGTTGAAGCTCTCTCTAGTTTCAAAGCTAACATCCACTCGCTCTAGCCTCCATAAAAATCATACATCCTCCAATCTCTCATAATCATCCCCAAGCTGAAGTTGTGATACCGCACTACCACGGTATCCCTTCTGGTCGAAGTACTCCGCCAAGGACCATCCATCAAAGTTGGCTCCAAATAAAACCCACATGTCAGCAAAATTATGAGCCATTATTATGTCCATGTTTATGCGAAGTTGCTTGTGGCTGAAAGGATAGCAGGAGTATGTCATAATAGTAGAAGAACGGCAAACAGGCAACTTCGGAATGTCTCTGTTTCCCCAACGAGTATGCCCTCTAAAGATTTCTTCATTGGCAATTTCTGTTCTCTCCGTTTTTGCCACTATTGTATGAACTGAGCATAGTGTGTGTTATTTATGAAAATGGTTGCCCTCTCAGTGAGCCATGGTACTAGTACGAAATTGAGTGGATGGCAAGAGTTTTGTTGGATCACACTCTGGTTAGGGAAAAGAGGGACAACATGAGACTCAGGAAACACTTTGAATTAATGCATCACGTGGGGTCTTACAATGAAATTTGAATTGGATGCACTTGGTAGGTACAACCTCTAACCCTTCATGACTACGATCAGTAACTGGGGAGGCCATATGCACAGTCCCACCATTTTATAACTAAAGATTGTCTCGACATCAAATCAACCCATGTGGTTGATGTGCAGCCAACATCCCAGCTATTTAGGATGGGTTTGATAGAGTAGAGCAGGTGTTGAGCAACCATTGGATTGTCAAGTCAAATCAATCATCCTAACAACCTATGTTGTTTGTTCACGTTGATTTGTCTCCATCACTAACACCCTGTTTGAATTGGAAAAAGCTGACCCCGATTTGATGTTGAAATTGGCAGCAATGTAAATGCATAACCTTACCCGGTGGGTAAGATTAGTTGAAGCATGGATAATTTAGCAAAATATGTTCGACCCAATGGATAACCACTCATTTTGAGCTAAAGCACTTACTGGTATGGCTTTTCGACAGAGGACAGCAAAATTTGATCACATGGTAAAGGCCTCGAGACGTGTAATttgcttttctcatttttcaatgAATGACTAATTTCGGATTCAAAGCCCTTGGAAGCTGATTTGATTTCTCTGCATTGTATATTGCTAGCTTCCATTGAAGCTGAAGTTGTTTTCTCCGCATGTTAAGTGGCCCAAGTCCAGCAACTTGCACTTTATTTGTTCTCTTAAGTGGTGTAAACACTTGATTTGATAATAACCCATTCTAGTATGGCTTTGTTATTGAAATTTGAATTGGAATACAAGCAAAATTAGAAGCCCAAAACAaatatatctcaaaaaaaaaatcagctaCAATGATGTCAAGTTGGGCATTCGGGGTTAGTCAAAAGGTTTTATAATGATCAAAGAATCCCTTATTTTGCAATTTCTTCTTAATAAGGTTAACTTAccatttttaatatttataaccTGAAATCCTAATAAGCTTAACTTAccatttttaatatatataaccTTCGTTAACATTATAAATTGCATATGGGATTTTAATATATACAAACTAGTAATTGTAACACAACCGTTTTAATACATCCCCTTATTGACGGCGTCATTCATAGGCGTCAGCAATTGAAATATAAATCCCTCTCACATTTGAATTGGAGATACCTGAATTCATTTCACTATCGAATTGGGGCGCTAAATTATTATATATTCATTATGCTCCTCAgatgtttcaaaatttattgcTGATTTGAATTATgtatttaatttataatttaacacATTACTCATGTTTTAATCATTATGTAGTTTAATTGGTATAAATTTATGCCCACAGTTTTGAAGTTTTGTAGTTTAATTTATAAATCGTTTTGAACAAGTAAAAAATGATCCATGGATACTACAATACACCTTAGACTATACAATAATTAGTGATAAGTTTCAACTTTTATAGTTTATAATGATTAATcataagtaatattagttacaaattaCAATAGTAACTCAATTTGCTTTTAATAGTGATAACAAACGCACTAACATGTTGATGTGCAATTAGTTGGTACTCATTTGATCACGTATAGCTAGTATTATTTTGAAACCAATGATCAATGATTTAAGGAACAAGTAAAAAATGATCCATGGATACTACAATACATCTTAGACTATACAATAATTAGTGataaatttcaacttttatagtttacaatgattaatcataagtaatattagttacaaattaCAATAGTGACTCAATTTGCTTTTAATAATGACAGCAAACGCACTAACATGTTGATGTGCAATTAGTTGGTACTCATTTGATCACGTATAGCTAGTATTATTTTGAAATCAATGATCAATcatttaaagaacaagtaaaaAATGATCCATGGATACTACAATACACCTTAGACTATACAATAATTAGTGATAAATTTCAACTTATATAGTTTACAATGATTAATcataagtaatattagttacaaattaTAATAGTAACTCAATTTGCTTTTAATAATGACAGCAAATGCACTAACATGTTGATGTGCAATTAGTTGGTACTCATTTGATCACGTATAGCTAGTATTATTTTGAAACCAATGATCAATGATTTAAGGAACAAGTAAAAAATGATCCATGGATACTACAATACACCTTAGACTATACAATAATTAGTGATAAGTTTCAACTTATATAGTTTACAATGATTAATcataagtaatattagttacaaattaCAATAGTGACTCAATTTACTTTTAATAATGATAGCAAACGCACTAACATGTTGATGTGCAATTAGTTGGTACTCATTTGATCACGTATAGCTAGTATTATTTTGAAACCAATGATCAATGATTTAAGGAACAAGTAAAAAATGATCTATGGATACTACAATACACCTTAGACTATACAATAATTAGTGATAAGTTTCAACTTTTATAGTATACAATGATTAATCAgaagtaatattagttacaaattaCAATAGTGACTCAATTTGCTTTTAATAGTGATAGTAATCGCACTAACATGTTGATATGCAATTTATATGCATTCACTTAAACTGCTTAGTTTATTTGTTCTCTATGCTTAAAGCCTTAAGATCACGTGAATACAGAATACAAATTTTCATGTTAATTATATAGTGTAATTTTAGATTCAAAACCGATACTTGCAAGTTACAAGTATTCAATAATTATGCaatcaaatattcaataattaaaacatgaaaggtgaggaggtgatttttggttggtaACGGAGCCGACCTGAATCAGTCCTCTCTGAGATTAGGTGAGGTGAACTCTGATGTCCGAAGTTAACCTCTTGTCCGAAGTGaatggcggggcttctcccctgggatcactccgacgatcaagttagtaaGAGAACGAGAAAATACTAAAGCATAAGCAAATGAACAGTGtgcttacttgttgggagtgtgtctggggtatttatagagggAGAGTAGAGGACAGAGCGGAGGGCTTATGCTGGTGGGACCCACCCTCTGGTCATTACGGCTCTGTCCCGTGTCAGGAGgtctgactctgacactgtagctGCCTGGGCATGATGACGGGGAGTATTGTGCAGGTGCCATTAAGTGCctccagtgcttttcagataaagcactggTCCTGGGTGATGTCAGATGGTTTGACAGCATCAGCGTGCAGCTGAGGTGGGGGTGCCGAGGTCGGCTACACAGTAGGCTAAGGAAACGGCCGAGGCCGAGCTCAGGGATGATGCCCGGGACACGGATGAGCTCTGATGAGGGACGAGGTGAGTTCACTTCGGCCACTCGGGatggccgaggtgagcatcctcaATAAGCCCCCCAAGCCTCGGATGCTCCGAGCAAGGGAGGTGCCGAGGCTTCCTTGTGCTGAATTCATGAAGAGTCGAGGTCCCGAAACCGCTCCGGAAGATGCGGGGACGCGACACGTGGGCGAGTCAGTTGATAGGACGTGGTCACTGGTAACCGTCGCGTCGTGAAGTAGTGGGACGTTTCGTGCAGTGGGTGTCAGCCGAAAGGACGGGGCATTAatgaa of Coffea arabica cultivar ET-39 chromosome 5c, Coffea Arabica ET-39 HiFi, whole genome shotgun sequence contains these proteins:
- the LOC113688891 gene encoding tabersonine 6,7-epoxidase-like gives rise to the protein MDASLSQKHPFAVFYLQPAMEVILFLLAFLLFYFMVAKILKSPSRNKSRLRLPPGPNPLPIIGNMHQLFGSPFHHLLRDLAKKYGPLMHLKLGETPTIIVTSPEMAKEIYRTNDVIFASRPSHHVTFKIFSYNHNDIIFSPYGSYWRQLRRICTMEVLSPKRVQTFKAIREDEVFDLIKSISLQKGSSINLSRRIFSLSYSITSLAAFGKRSKDTERFLKFVDEINGLASEFCFADMYPSAKFLQAMSLIRLRYKKVHNQIDEILADILNEHRGKIQESKQEGEQGGKEDIVDVLLNIQKRGDFEPQLTDTNIKAVILDVFSAGSETSSTAIEWAISEMIRNPETMKRAQYEVRNFYNDRGNVDESRLHELKYLHAIIKEALRLHPSAPLLLPRECDQECKINGYDIPAKAQIIVNAWAISRDPLYWSEAEKFNPSRFLDSEIDYKGNNFEYIPFGAGRRICPGISYSQAVVQLVLAQLLFHFDWKLPGDLKPEELDMADKLGVTIRRKNDLHLIPIPYPGSCLIKDN